GCCAATACTATATCGCCGCTTCCGTTTCCCATGAAAGAACCGGTCCTAGCAAGGCCCAAAATGCCTCTTTTTGCTATCCTTTCAAGCATAAGATTATCTAGAGGCAAATCGGTAGCTATAATTATAATGCAGGAACCATCGTCCTTATCTTTTGGAATCCCATTTTTCTCTTCTTTGTCCTTTAGCCTTTGTTTCAATAACCTGCCCACATTTTTACCCTTAAAGGTCAGGTCTTCCATTCGACCGTAATTTGTAAGTAAAAGAGCCCCAATCGTAAAAATATTCCCATCTATTTCTATTTGCCTTGAAGAAGTGCCTATTCCACCTTTAAAACCATGGCAGATCATACCCGTTCCCGCTCCAACACTCCCCGTTTCAAATTCTAAGGAGGCGTTATTTAAGGCTTCAAACACATGTTCTTTCTTTATATGTCTTCCCCTTATGTCGTTCAAATACCCGTCATTGCATTCCATAACTACAGGATTAACGGTACCTGTAGTTATACCAATATCTTCATTAAAAGAAAGCATGTATTCAATCAAAGCATTTGATGCTATGCCCACCGACAGGGTATTTGTAAGAATTACAGGAGTTTCTAAAGTTCCTAATTCCCTTATTTGCATTAAACCAACGGATTTGCCAAATCCATTTCCTACAAAGCAAGAGGCAAGTAATTTTTCTTTAAATAAATTGCCATTTCGAGGTATAACTGCGGTAACGCCCGTCCTCGCAGGCCCTTCTTCGGGTATTAATTTCCCTTCTCCATAAATTACGGTAGAATGCCCTACTCTTACGCCTTTAACATCACTAATAGAATTTAATTGACCTGGTGGCAATTGCCCCACGCAAATCCCGTAATCCCTCATTCTTTTTCTCATAAAACCACCCTTTTAGTTTATTCCTCTTATCTCTAAGCCCTATATTTAGTTAAAGATTCACAGCAATCGTAACCTTCAAGTACATTTTTTAATGATTTATAAATTATATCGGGATTATAACCTTCCCTTATGGCAGGGTCCACTTCACAGTATAGCCTTCCGATTTCCT
This genomic window from Thermovenabulum gondwanense contains:
- a CDS encoding P1 family peptidase, producing the protein MRKRMRDYGICVGQLPPGQLNSISDVKGVRVGHSTVIYGEGKLIPEEGPARTGVTAVIPRNGNLFKEKLLASCFVGNGFGKSVGLMQIRELGTLETPVILTNTLSVGIASNALIEYMLSFNEDIGITTGTVNPVVMECNDGYLNDIRGRHIKKEHVFEALNNASLEFETGSVGAGTGMICHGFKGGIGTSSRQIEIDGNIFTIGALLLTNYGRMEDLTFKGKNVGRLLKQRLKDKEEKNGIPKDKDDGSCIIIIATDLPLDNLMLERIAKRGILGLARTGSFMGNGSGDIVLAFSTANKIDHYGENLIEFKTLSHHCDAVDLAFQAAVEAVEEAVWDSLFTAEKIIGRDGHEVPVLPVEEFLNLID